From Candidatus Nomurabacteria bacterium:
AACACCTCCGTTATCCCACTGAATATTAAGTGGTGCGTTTGCAGCATAACCACTAGCGTTATCTGCACATGTTACAGTATCAGCTGCACCAACACCTGTGTAGTTAACTGTCTTACCAGTCTCTGAGCGGTTATTTGCTGCCGCCTCCAAAAGCGACTGAACCTGACTTTCACTACACACACCCGCATAGGTATACCCAGCCTGGTTGTAGTTAAGCTCTGCTTGAGAACGAAGGTTACCCATTGACTGCTTGATAGATGCGTCCTGTCCACCATCACGAGCATCGTTGAGTGAAGCGAGCACAACTGCGGCCAAAATACCAATAATTGCAATCACGACGAGGAGCTCAATGAGCGTAAAACCTCGTTGGAGTGTCTTTTTCATAATGATTAGATCAATTATTTCATTAATATCATATTTCAGATATCAGCTGCGTATCTGAAATATGATGGCCTACGTTGTACGCGGCTACTACTATTATACGACCTCATCTTGTCTATATCCGAGAGACTGGGGACAAGTGATGAAAACGGGCCAGCAGCGAAGCTGCCGGCCCGTTTTCATTTGCTCAAGCCTACATCAAAACGCACTTGTCAGGTTGTAGATCGGCATCAAGACAGATGCGAGCAATACACCAACACCAATACCAAGCATCACGATCATCGCTGGTTCGATCAGTCCGATGAGAGTATCGACTGCGTTGTTCACTTCTCGACGATAGAAATTAGACAACGTCGTAAGGATCGTACCGAGACTACCAGTCTCCTCACCCACCTTAGCCATCTGCGCGAGCACACCTGGGATCTCCGGGTACTCAGCGATCGAGTCCGCAAACGAACGACCTCCCTTCACCTCGACCAACGCTGACTGAATGATCTCTTTGTAGACCATGTTGTCCACCACGTCAGCAGTCACTTCGAGCGCCTGTACGATCGAGATACCGCTACCAAGCATAGTTGCCATGTTGTCACAAATACGGGTGAGCAAAAGTTTGCGTTGCAGGTCACCTAAATACGGCACAGAAATGAAGAACTCATCGAAGGTTCGTTTACCGACATCAGTTTGACGAAATTTCCAGATACCAACACCAATACCAGCAATAGCGATCAAAATAAATCCGATGTAGTTGACCATAAAATCAGAGATACCGATCACGATCTTAGTGTAGATCGGTAATTCTTGTCCTGAATCAGTAAGGATCTTAGCGATATTTGGGATCACCAAGGTGAGCATCAGCCCCATCACCAAAATAAAGATACCCACCACAAACGCCGGATAAATAAGTGCGTTACGCGCTTTGCTGATCACTTCATATTGTCGATCGAGATAATCAGCCAAATAATCAAACGCCTTCTCAAGAGAACCAGACTCTTCACCTGAACGCACTAGGTTTACATAGAAAGAAGAGAACACCTCAGGATGCGAAGATAGTGCACGCGAGATCGAACTACCAGCCTGAAGATCCTCAACGATCTGATTCATGATCTGCTGTAGCTGCGGATTCTCTACTTCAGCAGACAACAAACGGAAGATACGAAGTGGCGACACTTGCGCCTGGAAAAGTGTCGAGATCTGACGAGAGAGGATCACGATCTCTTTGTTTGAGACTGACTGGAAAAACGAGAACTCAATGTTCATTAGCCCAGCCAACCCTTCAGATTTGTTGGTCTCATCGATCGAAACAAGCGTATATCCACGCTTCTGCACCGCCGAGATTGCAGCATCAACCGTTGGTGCTTCCACAGTACCTTCACGTTGGATGTTTGAGCTGTCGATCGCTTTGTAATTAAAGAGCATACAAAATTTGTTAGATGAGTCGTTCGAGACCCTTCGGATTCACCGAGTACGTGAAGGCATTCTCAACTGTAATGTCTCCATTTTGTACCAAGCGAGCCAGCGATCGGTTCATGTCGATCATACCTTGCTCGAGACCAGTCTCGATCACTGATGGAATCTCATGAATGCGATTCTCACGGATCAGGTTACTGACCGCAGTGTTGTTGATGAGCAGCTCATAGGCTGGCACCAATCCACCCGCAATGTGTGGAATAAGTCGCTGTGAAAAGATCGCGATCAAAGATGAAGCGAGCTGCACTCGGATCTGATCTTGCTGCGCACCCGGAAACGAGTCAACAATACGGTTGATAGTCTGAGCCGCGTCGTTGGTGTGAAGTGTTGAATACACCAAGTGACCAGTTTCTGCTGCTGTTACTGCTGCAGCAATGGTCTCCGTGTTACGCATCTCACCCACCAGAATAACGTCTACGTCTTGGCGTAGCGCTGCGCTAAGCGCTTTTTCAAAATTCACTGTATCAATTCCGATCTCTCTCTGATCGATCAGCGCCTTTTCTTCAGTGTATACGTACTCGATCGGATCCTCGATCGTCACGATGTGCTCAGCCCGCCCTTTATTGATCAAGTTCACCATCGAGGCAAGCGTGGTTGACTTACCCTGTCCTACTGGGCCTACACAAAGAAAGAAACCTTGTGAACGCTGCGTGAAACTCTCAAGAATTGGTGGCAAATTAAGCTCTTCAAACGTACGGATCACATTAGGAATGAGACGAAGTGCAATGGCCATACGACCCCGCTGATGAAATGCGTTTCCTCGAAAACGAACACCCTCAGAGTTTTCATATGAAAAGTCTATCTCACTATACTCCGCATAGCGTTTGTATTGATCTTCACGCATCAGTACCTTTGCGAATCCGTTCACATCTGCATCGGTCAGGATCGGCTTTTTTAGAAGAGGGATCAGTGTACCCGACACTCGAATAAGCGGATG
This genomic window contains:
- a CDS encoding type II secretion system protein, coding for MKKTLQRGFTLIELLVVIAIIGILAAVVLASLNDARDGGQDASIKQSMGNLRSQAELNYNQAGYTYAGVCSESQVQSLLEAAANNRSETGKTVNYTGVGAADTVTCADNASGYAANAPLNIQWDNGGVMTTAFWCVDSTGFSGTTTAATIDATGAAEDVTCL
- a CDS encoding type IV pilus twitching motility protein PilT encodes the protein MAVDYKRELNVLIELILQEQASDLHFSVGAHPLIRVSGTLIPLLKKPILTDADVNGFAKVLMREDQYKRYAEYSEIDFSYENSEGVRFRGNAFHQRGRMAIALRLIPNVIRTFEELNLPPILESFTQRSQGFFLCVGPVGQGKSTTLASMVNLINKGRAEHIVTIEDPIEYVYTEEKALIDQREIGIDTVNFEKALSAALRQDVDVILVGEMRNTETIAAAVTAAETGHLVYSTLHTNDAAQTINRIVDSFPGAQQDQIRVQLASSLIAIFSQRLIPHIAGGLVPAYELLINNTAVSNLIRENRIHEIPSVIETGLEQGMIDMNRSLARLVQNGDITVENAFTYSVNPKGLERLI
- a CDS encoding type II secretion system F family protein, which codes for MLFNYKAIDSSNIQREGTVEAPTVDAAISAVQKRGYTLVSIDETNKSEGLAGLMNIEFSFFQSVSNKEIVILSRQISTLFQAQVSPLRIFRLLSAEVENPQLQQIMNQIVEDLQAGSSISRALSSHPEVFSSFYVNLVRSGEESGSLEKAFDYLADYLDRQYEVISKARNALIYPAFVVGIFILVMGLMLTLVIPNIAKILTDSGQELPIYTKIVIGISDFMVNYIGFILIAIAGIGVGIWKFRQTDVGKRTFDEFFISVPYLGDLQRKLLLTRICDNMATMLGSGISIVQALEVTADVVDNMVYKEIIQSALVEVKGGRSFADSIAEYPEIPGVLAQMAKVGEETGSLGTILTTLSNFYRREVNNAVDTLIGLIEPAMIVMLGIGVGVLLASVLMPIYNLTSAF